The DNA region CCGATAGCGTTGGTGCTATTTTAATGGCCGATATTTCACACCCAGCTGGTTTAATTGCCAAAGGAATTTTAAACGACCCGATTCCGCATTGCCACATTGTAACCACTACAACCCACAAAACGTTACGTGGACCAAGAGGCGGTATGATTATGATGGGGCAGGATTTTGATAATCCTTTCGGAATTAAATTGAAAAACGGAAACTTGCGTAAAATGTCGTCGTTATTGGATTCTTCGGTATTCCCAGGAAACCAAGGTGGTCCATTGGAGCACATTATCGCCGCTAAAGCGATTGCTTTTGGGGAAGCTTTAACTGACGATTTCTTAAACTACCAATTGCAAGTGAAGAAAAACGCCAGCACTATGGCCGATGCTTTGGTTGAAAAAGGGTATAACATCATTTCTGGTGGTACCGATAACCACTGTATGTTGATTGATTTACGAAACAAAAACCTGTCTGGTAAAGATGCGGAAGAAGCTTTGGTAAAAGCTGATATTACCGTAAACAAAAACATGGTGCCATTTGATGATAAATCACCATTTGTAACTTCTGGTATCCGTTTGGGTGTTGCTGCGGTAACCACTCGCGGTTTGAAAGAAAACGATATGTTGGCCATTGTGGAGTTGATTGATGAAGTAATTACCAACTTTGAGGATGACGCAACTTTAGAAACTATAAAAGAAAGAGTAAACAGCATGATGAAGGACAAGCCTTTGTTTGTATAGTTTTCTTTTAAAATAGATGATATAAAAAATCCAGCTTTTTAGCTGGATTTTTTTTGCTTTAAAAGTTGATTTTTAATGTTTCTTTTAACGGTTTGTATATGAAAAGTAGCGTGTTCTCTGTAATTAAAAATCACCCGATACTGAAAGAATAGAATGATATTCTTTTTGACCTTTTGAGGTTAAATAAGGAAAAATTGCTTGAGTTAAAATTTCCGAATATTTTGGAATTACTTTTTTTGTAGTCTTAGAATTATGAATTTCAACATCAGAAATCCAAAACTCACTTAACATCTGAAAACGTTTATACAAATTTTTATATTCATTTAGCAACATTTCTTTTCGCATTAAATCATTTTCAATTAACAACTTAAAAATCATTAAAAACTGCTGTTCTCTGCGAGTAGATAATTCAGAATAATGAGTTTTTACCTTTTCGTTTTCACGCATAATTTGAACAAAATCAAGAAGGAAAAAACGATATTCATAAAAGTTAAACATTATTGTTTGAGAAATACTTATTAACAACTGGAAAGGGTTTTTAGATTCTTTAATGCTTGACATACTACTGTCAATATTTTGTACCAATTGAAAATACAAAGTCTCAATAATATCTTCACGCTTTTTGAAATGATAATTTAAATTCCCTTGACTTATTTCCATCTTATTGGCAATTGTCCTTAGCGTCACTTTAGACAAGCCAAGTGAATTAAATAATTCTAAAGAAGTTTCTAAAATTATTTCTTTGGTTTTTTTCATCTTACAAAGATAAATAAAATAGTATACTTGACCTAAAAACAAAATAAATTAGTACTTTTGACCTAATTTAAAATTAGTAGAAATGAAAGTTGAAAAAATTAGCAGTAAAATAGCAAGTTGGTCGTTAATATTCGTTGGTATTGGTCACACAATTACAGATTTAACAAGTACAAAAACGGAATCACAAAATGATTTCATCATTAAAATGAAAGAATGCCCAATAGAAGTATTAGGAAGTGAAACCAATATATTTTCCTTTCATCAAGGTTTTAGTTTAATGATGGGAATATTACTTTTTGGATATGGACTATTAAATATTCTAATTTTGAGAAACAACCAAGCATCAACTATTCCAACTAACATTATAATTCTTAACAATATAATTTGTGTAACCTCATTCGTTTTATCAATTAAATATTTTTTTATAGTGCCAATTGTATTCACAGGCATAGCACTTTTAGGATTCGCAATTTCATTAATTATTAAACTTAGAAAATGAAAATATCAATAATAGGCTCAGGAATTGGAGGATTAACTACTGCCATTGCTTTAAAACAAAAAGGGTTTGAGGTAGAAATATTTGAAGCATCGAAAGAATTTAAAAAGGCAGGTTCTGGTATTAATTTAGCAATTAACGCAATGCAAGTTTTTAAAAGATTAGGTATTTATAATAAGATTTCAACTTTAGGTAGTTATACAGATTCTATGCTTATAACGGATGAAAAATTAAATACAATTACCAAGGTGAATTTAGAAAACGCAGAACTTGAACATAAGGTCAAAAC from Tamlana crocina includes:
- the glyA gene encoding serine hydroxymethyltransferase, encoding MQRDEQIFELIQAEKERQLHGIELIASENFVSEQVMEAAGSVLTNKYAEGYPGKRYYGGCEVVDEVEQIAIDRAKALFGAAYVNVQPHSGSQANTAVFACCLKPGDKILGFDLSHGGHLTHGSPVNFSGKLYNPVFYGVEQETGVLNYDKIQEIATKEQPKLIIAGASAYSRDIDFKRFREIADSVGAILMADISHPAGLIAKGILNDPIPHCHIVTTTTHKTLRGPRGGMIMMGQDFDNPFGIKLKNGNLRKMSSLLDSSVFPGNQGGPLEHIIAAKAIAFGEALTDDFLNYQLQVKKNASTMADALVEKGYNIISGGTDNHCMLIDLRNKNLSGKDAEEALVKADITVNKNMVPFDDKSPFVTSGIRLGVAAVTTRGLKENDMLAIVELIDEVITNFEDDATLETIKERVNSMMKDKPLFV
- a CDS encoding TetR/AcrR family transcriptional regulator, producing MKKTKEIILETSLELFNSLGLSKVTLRTIANKMEISQGNLNYHFKKREDIIETLYFQLVQNIDSSMSSIKESKNPFQLLISISQTIMFNFYEYRFFLLDFVQIMRENEKVKTHYSELSTRREQQFLMIFKLLIENDLMRKEMLLNEYKNLYKRFQMLSEFWISDVEIHNSKTTKKVIPKYSEILTQAIFPYLTSKGQKEYHSILSVSGDF
- a CDS encoding NAD(P)-binding protein, whose amino-acid sequence is MKISIIGSGIGGLTTAIALKQKGFEVEIFEASKEFKKAGSGINLAINAMQVFKRLGIYNKISTLGSYTDSMLITDEKLNTITKVNLENAELEHKVKTYAIHRATLHNILVNELNDIKIHLGKK